A window of Hemiscyllium ocellatum isolate sHemOce1 unplaced genomic scaffold, sHemOce1.pat.X.cur. scaffold_3679_pat_ctg1, whole genome shotgun sequence contains these coding sequences:
- the vps28 gene encoding vacuolar protein sorting-associated protein 28 homolog, with product MFQGIAANPTVGGQGNKPELYEEVKLYKNAREREKFDNMAELFAVVKTLQALEKTYIKDCVTPTEYTAACSRLLVQYKAAFKQVQGSDISTIDEFCRRYRLDCPLAMERIKEDRPITIKDDKGNLNRCIADIVSLFITVMDKLRLEIRAMDEIQPDLRELMETMNRMSNLPADFEGKEKVGQWLQKLSGMSASDELDDTQVRQMLFDLESAYNSFNRFLHSS from the exons gTCAAGGGAACAAGCCAGAACTGTACGAG GAAGTCAAATTGTACAAAAATGCCAGAGAGCGGGAAAA GTTTGATAACATGGCTGAACTGTTTGCTGTGGTGAAGACATTGCAGGCACTGGAGAAAACCTACATCAAGGATTGTGTCACTCCAACTGA GTACACAGCAGCCTGCTCACGCCTGCTGGTTCAGTACAAAGCAGCATTCAAACAGGTCCAGGGCTCCGATATCAGCACCATTGATGAGTTCTGCAGAAGATACAGG TTGGATTGTCCATTGGCGATGGAGAGGATTAAGGAGGATCGTCCAATCACAATCAAAGATGACAAAGGCAACTTGAACCGGTGCATTGCTGATATTGTTTCG CTGTTCATCACTGTCATGGATAAACTCCGACTTGAGATCCGAGCCATGGATGAG ATCCAGCCTGATCTCCGGGAGTTGATGGAAACCATGAATCGGATGAGTAATCTGCCTGCGGATTTTGAAGGAAAGGAGAAAGTTGGCCAGTG GTTACAGAAGCTCAGTGGAATGTCAGCATCGGATGAATTGGATGACACCCAGGTGCGACAGATGCTGTTTGACTTGGAGTCAGCCTATAACTCATTCAACAGGTTCCTGCACTCTTCCTGA